The DNA region CGTAATATGGCTCAAGTTGATTCGGGCTTGGATATTCTGGCACTCGACTTTGATGTGTCTCGCCAACAAATGTCGCAGCTCAGCGCCAATGAGAAATATGCGAATATCAGCCCAGAAGCTGATTATGTATTAATTAAATTGGTGCCTAGCGTATCTCAAAGCCTAGTGACTGGCTTAGTGGCCGATTTAGTCTCGGTGCATCACTGTTCATTACGGTTAAAGGTCGACAATGCGCTTGCGCTTTGTCAGCAACTCAATGTCGCTAATCTCGTCGTGGTCGAAAACCTCGACAGTTTTGATAACTTTTTTGATTATGTATTTGCAACCGATTTGCAGGCCATTATCAATAATTGTGTGGTGTTGTACCGCGGTAGTCATGATCATTCACCCGCAGGTCGAAAGCGTTTTCTACACCAACTTAGCTCATCTGCGATAAATATCATTGGTTTTACTGACCTTGATCCCGCTGGGCTGATGATTGCCAATACGCTTGAGTCTTGCCACAGCATGCTTGTGCCGACGTTGGCACTGGAATCGCCTGAAAAGTTATTAGCGATAACGCAAATAAATTCAACGGCTGACTTTCATAAACAACACAAGCAATGGGCTTATCTTAATCGATTATTGTTTCAGTCTGCATCGACATTGTCTGCGAGTCAGCAATCGAGCTCGTCATCTACAATATATTGTCCGCAATGGTTAACGTTAGTTCACTGGCTTGGGCGTAATAATGTCAGTATTAAGCAGCAGCATATGTTGGCTAACTCTTTACCACTCAGTTTGTTAAATATTCGCCAGTAGTTCTTTACTCGCCACCTAATTCCGTTGCATGCATTTTGAGTCACTCTATTGACCAAACAATTCCAATCTTAAGAATTAAAAAACGGTTTAACCTTTTGTTATATATTGTTTTTATATTCACTAAAAACTAAGCGATTATTTAGTAACCATTTTTGTTAATAAGATGATTGAAATATGTTGCGCTATGTCTCAGTATTTCAACGATCGAAAAGTATAAACACCAGGATTGGTATAACAATAATCAGCAACAGAAGTTGCCATTTCGAATGGGAAATTAGTACATGACAAAATCACTTTCAGCACGGATCTTTATCGGTCTATTTTTGGGCGTTCTACTGGGCAGTCTTGTCCAGTTTGCACTCGCCGACAATGCCTTTTTTGGCGGAACATTAGTGACCTTTGCAAGTGGCATTGGCACCATGTTTGTTAATATGATCATGATGCTTGTAGTACCTTTGGTGTTCGTCAGCATTGTTTGTGGTGTGTGTGAGTTACAAGATTTAAAAAGCTTTGGTCGTTTAGGCGGTAAAACTTTTGGCTTTTATATTATTAATACCATGGTGGCGATCACAGCAGCCTTTGCTGTTGCAATGGTGTTTGAGCCTGGTAAAGGCGTGGATATGTCGAGCAGTGGTTCACTGGATATTACCGCCACAGAATTACCCGACTTAATGTCGTTAATTGTTAGCATTGTGCCCAATAATCCATTTTCCGCTTTTACCTCTGGCAATATGTTACAAGTGATTTTTATGGCGCTGCTAATGGGCGGGGTAATGAAATCAATGGGTGCCTCGGTTGAAGGTGCAGTTAAAGGTTTTCAAACAGCCAATAAAATCATGATGCGTTTAATTTCAGTGGTTATGAGCCTAGCGCCTTACGGTGTGTTTGCATTAATGTTTAAACTAGGTGCAACCTTAGAGCCTGAGATTTTTGTTAGTGTGGTTGAATATTTAGTGCTTATTTTGGCATTATTGTTAATTTGGATTTTTATCGTATACCCATATTCTGTCAGCTTATTTACCCCCATTTCAGCGAAAACCTTTCGCGACAAAACCCAAGAGCAAATTTTATTCTCGCTATCAACAGCCAGTTCTAATGCCACCATCCCAGTCACAATGCGCACATTAACCGACAAGCTTGGTGTGAGTAAAGCGGTTGCCGGTTTTGGTGTGCCACTAGGCGCGACCATGAATATGGGCGGAGTATCGATTTATATTACTATCGCTATTTTCTTTGTTGCCAACGCCTTTGGTATGCCAATCAGCAATGATCAAATCCCATCGTTATTATTCAGTGTGTTTTTACTGTCAGTGGGCGCAGGTGGTGTACCTGGCGGTGGAATGGTGATGATTGGCGTATTGATTTATCAATTAGGATTACCTGTCGAGGCGTTTGTTATTGTTGCTGCATTAGACCGTATTATCGATATGGTATTAACGTCATGTAACGTAGTGGGTGACACCGCGGTATTAACCATTGTCGATCAAACGGAACAAGCACATCAATTAAACAATAAAAAATCTGTTACTGATAATGAATAGTATGATGATGTAATCTATGGTGATGAAAAGCAGTTCAATGATGGCCATTGAACTGCTTTTTACGTTAAGGGCTAAAGTGTATATGTAGATTGTTTGACAAGCGTTGTTACCCTTAACAGAGGCCTGTTAGTCAATTGATGGCTCTTCGCTGTAATCAATACCGTGATAGCTCAAGCAGGTGTCAACTTCATTAGTACTGCCTAAAATCACTGCCACACGCTGGTGGATTGCTGTTGGCTGAATATCTAATATTGTTTCATAACCTGTAGAGGCTTTACCGCCCGCTTGCTCAACGAGTAATGCCATTGGGTTTGCTTCGTACATCAGGCGCAATTTGAATGGTTTGTTTGGATTTTTATTATCTGTTGGATAAGTAAAAATACCACCGCGACATAATACACGATGCACATCGCCCACCATTGCAGCAATCCAGCGCATATTAAATGATTGCTCGCGTGGACCGATGTCACCGAGTAGCAAATCACCAATGTAAGTTTGCATTGGTGCTTCCCAAAAGCGCTGGTTTGACATGTTGATAGCAAATTCTGCTGTGTCTGGAGTGATCTGAACGTTATCGTCGGTCAGTAAAAACTCTTGGCTGTCTGGATCCAGGGTATAAAACTGAGTGCCTTTGCCTGTGGTTAACGCCATCATGGTTGATGGGCCATACAGTACATAACCGGCCGCGACTTGTTTGCGGCCTGCTTGTAAAAAGCTTTGCTCGTTTAACTCACCTGCAGGAGCTGGTAACACAGAAAAAATAGTGCCAACTAAAGAGTTAATATCAATGTTTGAAGAACCATCTAAAGGATCAAAGCACACTAGGTACTCACCTTGGGCATTCACTTCAACCACGTAATCTTCTTCTTCTGATGCTAAACCTCGGACATGGCCGTCGGCTTTAAGCGCATCTTTAAGCATGTCATTGGTGATCACATCCAGTTTTTTCTGGGTTTCGCCTTGCACATTTTCATGTTCAGTCGCACCTAAAACACCTGCTAATGCACCGTGACGAACGGCGCCGCTAATGGCTTTTGATGTGTCAGCTAAGGTTAACAGTAATGTTGTTAAAGACGCATTTACGGCTTGTGCGCTAAGGGTTTGTGCCAAAGTCTGCATGATTTTTCCTATGAGATTTTGCGAGGTTGAGGTTAAGGTCGATGTCATTAATTCTTATGTATAAATCATACCCCACAATGAAGCTAATTTCAGCGATTGTTATCTTGGGTTTTGGTTTTGCTACAAATTAAGGCAAAATGTGGGCGGATTGAATTGCCCAAGGATTAATAATAATGACAACAACATGGAAGCATCATGCTTTGGCGGCATTGTCTGCCGTTCCACTTCTTTTTACCAGCTCGACTTTTTCGGCAACAGCAACAACCCATACAGGCAGCATCATGAACTCTTCGACCACCGCAACACTGACCGCGATCAAAGGTAATACTATGCCTTTGAGTATTGAGCGCATTCACGCATCGCCAGCATTAGCGGGTTCAAGTCCTCGTGGGTTGGCATTGTCACCAGACGGAAAGAGGGTGACCTATTTATCGAGCCGATCAGATAACCAACATTTTTATGATTTATGGCAAATGGATATCGCCACAGGCAAGCGCAGCATGTTGATTAATGCAGATCAATTAGAAGGTGGGGAGCTGTCTGATGAAGAGAAAGCCCGCCGCGAACGCCAACGTATTTACGGTCAAGGGATCATGGAATATTTTTGGTCTGAAGACAGCGCCAGTATTTTAATTCCTGCTGCGGGTAAACTGTATTTATATGATGTTACTAATAATGAGGTCGCAGAGCTAGCAACAGGAGACGGTTTTGCCACCGATGCGCGTTTGTCTCCAAAAGGTCACTTTGTATCATTTGTGCGCGATCAAAATTTATATGTATTGTCGCTTGAAACTAAACTCGTTACCGCCCTAACTACTGACGGTAAAGGGCCAATTAAAAATGCCATGGCTGAGTTTGTCGCCCAAGAAGAAATGGATCGTATGACTGGTTATTGGTGGGCGCCAGATGAGTCGGTCATTGCTTTTACGCGTATTGATGAAACGGGTGTTGAGTTAGTGACACGCAATGAAATTTATGCCGAAGGCATTAAATTAACCGAGCAGCGTTATCCTTATGCAGGTAAGGCCAATGTTGAGATAGCGTTAGGAGTGGTGAGCTTAAAAAGTCGCGATATAAACTGGATTGATTTAGGCAAACAAAAAGATATGTATTTACCACGTGTTGATTGGTTACCAGACAGCCAACATGTGTCATTTCAATGGCAAAGCCGCGATCAGCAAACACTGGATTTACGCATCGCTTCTATAGCCAACCCGAAGCAAGCAGAAACCGTGATTGAAGAACGCAGTAACGCTTGGGTTAACTTAAACAAAGATTTGCACTTCCTAAAGCAACAAGCGGCCTTTATTTGGGGCTCTGAACGTGACGGCTTTAATCATTTATATTTATTTGATTTACAAGGAAAGCAGCTTAAACAATTAACCCAAGGTGATTGGGCGGTTGACGCGCTTGAATTTGTCGATGAAGCGACAGGCTGGGTGTACTTTAGTGGTCGTAAAGACAGTGTGGTTGAGCGTCATTTGTATCGAGTCAATCTTAATAAAGGCAAGGACTCCATTGAGCGAATTAGTCAAGAATCAGGTATGCATGAAGCTGTTTTTGCTGATAAAAAGCCAGTTTATTTGGACTACTTTAGTAGTTTACAACAGCCACCACAAATCAGTTTACACAATGAAAGTGGTCAATTATTGGCGTGGGTTGAGCAGAATGAAATTAATGCGGAACATCCGTTATATGACCTTGCTGGTTTATGGCAGATGCCAGAGTTTGGTCAATTAAGCGCTGAAGATGGCCAGCCTTTAATGTATCGTTTGTTTAAACCGATTCCTTTTGATGCAGCTAAACAATATCCGGTAGTGGTGCGTGTATACGGCGGGCCTCATGCACAATTAGTGGTCAATAGTTGGAGCGAGTCAGATTATTTTACTCAGTATTTATTGCAGCAAGGCTATGCTGTATTCCAGTTAGACAACCGTGGTTCGGCCCATCGTGGTACTCAATTTGAACATGTGATTTATCAGAACATGGGTGATGCTGAGGTCAACGATCAAAAAGTAGGTGTTGATTACTTGCGTAGTTTGCCATTTATTGATGGTGACAACATCGCTATTTATGGCCACAGTTATGGCGGTTACATGGCGTTGATGAGCCAGTTTAAAGCTCCTGATTATTTTAAAGCGGCAATATCAGGTGCACCAGTTACTGATTGGCGTTTATATGATACTCATTATACTGAACGTTATATGGGCAACCCTGAAACCAATAAAAAAGGTTATGATGCCAGCAGCATTCTACCTTATGTGAAAAATTATCAGTCAGGCTTATTGATGTATCACGGTATGGCGGATGATAACGTATTGTTTGAAAATAGCACTCGTGTATATAAAGCACTTCAAGATGAGGGGAAATTATTTCAAATGATGGATTATCCAGGATCTAAGCATTCAATGCGTGGCGAGAAAGTGCGCAATCATTTATATAAAACATTGGCAGCATTTTTAGACCAACAGCTAAAATAATCGCTTAGTAAGATTTCAGAATTAGATATCTTAGTTAGATTTCTTCGTTAAAGAAAAAGACAATAAAAAACCAGGTGATTAACCTGGTTTTTTTATTGCGATTAACGTTAGAAGATTACGCTTCTAAGTCACCACAAAAACGATAGCCTTCGCCGTGGATAGTCGCGATGATTTCTGGCGTATCTGGCAAGCTTTCAAAATGCTTACGGATACGACGGATAGTTACGTCAACAGTACGGTCATGAGGCTTTAATTCACGGCCAGTCATTTTTAATAATAAATCAGCACGAGTTAAAATCTTGCCTGGGTTTTCTACAAAGTGAAGCATCGCACGGAATTCACTGCGTGGTAGCTTATAAGACTCACCTAGTGGGTTAACCAAAGAACGACTGTTGATTTCTAAGCTCCAGCCGTTAAAACGATAAAACTCAACAGAACCTTTTTCTTCAGTTTCTGCAGCAGCATTATTCACGCGAGTTAATAAGTTACGAGCTCGGATGGTTAATTCACGAGGGTTGAATGGCTTAGTGATGTAGTCATCAGCACCAATTTCAAGGCCTAGGATTTTATCAACTTCGTTGTCACGACCCGTTAAGAAAATAAGTCCGATGTTATTAATTTCACGAAGTTCACGTGCTAATAATAAACCGTTTTTACCTGGCAAGTTAATATCCATTACAACAAGGTTAATCTTATTGTCTTGCATGGCTTTATGCATTTCTGCACCGTCGTTAGCTTCGGTGACAACATAGCCTTCAGCTTCAAAAATACTGCGTAATGTATTACGAGTTACTGCTTCATCTTCAACAATTAAAATATGCGGATTTTGCATGATATATACCTAATTTTATAAAATTTGATTCTAGCGATTCGTTGCTAGTAAGTTGTAATAGCGCATTATTTTTACGCGAATATTCCAGTATTTTTTGGTGTTTATCTATGTCTGCCCTGAATTAAACACTCTTATAAACTCGTATGCTGTAACGCAAAATGTGGGTTACTGAGTTGTCTCGCGTCGATTAAGTCTCATTACGCCAATGCAATATGCGCGTTAATGCCTAATGAGTTAAATTTTTTGCCACCAGGCTAACTACTATGAATACGATTTAAGAAGATAGTTCCATTTGTTACAAACTTATTTAACCTTATTCATGTTTATCAAATGTAGAACATAAATCGTTCAGGTGTAAATTAAGCGTATACAAATGTGAAATACTACACTTCTATGAAACTTTACTACAGTCTCCATAAAACGCTGTCTGCTGCCTTTTTACTATCAATGTTATTGACTTAGTCATAGTGATTTAATAGTAAGTGATGTTTATTGTACTCGTTTTAGGCATTTGTTAACAAATTAAATGTTAAATAATTAATATAATTGTCGAGTATATGAAAGATTAATACAGTTAAGTAGCTAATAATCATACTATTTTAAGTTCAATACTTGTGACTGATATCACAAGCCTTTGAGATTTTATTACCTTCTGTTAAACTGTTTTCGGCCTAATTGACGAAATTTTATTATGAAAAATGTTATCGATGCATTGTGGAATGAGTACCAAAGTAGTCATTTTTTACTTACTCAACGCCTTTCTCATGATCTCCCGTTTGCTATTGTTACCGCCCATAATCCTCACGGTTTATTACTTTCTCCCAGTCAGAATCGTTTACTCGATCGTCAGCTTCAATCTAAAATCCAACAATATAAATGCCTTTACCGATCCCTAATTGGAGCAGCTCCAGACTTGTCGCATATGGAAAAGAGCTGGGCGATTTTTATTGATAAAGAACAAGCGCTTGAGCTGGGCCGTGAGTTTAATCAACATGCTATTTATTATGTCAACAAAGGCTTGCTGTCTTTAGTTGCTTGTGTTGATTCGATTAAAGAGGAAGTGGATATGGGGGCATTTAACCATCGCTTACGTTTAGTCAGTGAATTCCCAGATACTTAGTGTTCATAATACCGTTATAGGGTTAGTTTAAGGGATGATTTGTTCAATTACCCTTATTGTCTCATTATTTGGTTGGTTACACGTAATATTGTATTGGTATTTTGTTGTTTTTAAGTTTTTTACGATTGATTAGGTGGTTTTTTCTTTATTACGAACAATGCTACATCCTCAATAAAGGGTTAAACATTGTAGGTATGAATGCCGTATTAGAAGGTGAATAAAAGTAAACTAGTATTCTTTTACTGCGTTTGTTGATTGACTTGTTAGTGCATTTGTTGCTATTTTCAACTCCCTCCTTCGGGAGGAACAGAAGAGGAGCGTTAGCTAGGTAGTAAGTGAGAGGATGCCAGTCCGATGACAACTTATGATGGAGATTAACGCCGAGGTATCGGTTTGTTTGGTAAACACTGATATCGGTCGTATAGGCTGAATCCTAACGATTGTCACCTATTTTTTTGGTGGAGAGCTTCTGGTGATGATTGCTGTTTCCCTTCTATAAGGGTGCGTTATCTTAGCACCAGGCTCTTCGAACGTAGTATGTTCGGAGCGTATATCATGTTAGTAAATCACATCTTATTTTTTAGCCTTTCGCACACTGCGGAGGTATCAGTATGAGCCTTCTTCAATCTGAAATTGACACTCCTGAATTAGTCGTTGCTAAATTTGGCGGCACGTCAGTTGCTGATTATGCCTCTATGAGCCGTTGTGCAGATATTGTGTTGTCTAATCAAGCCACCCGTCTTGTGGTAGTTAGCGCTTCTAGTGGTGTCACCAATTTATTGGTTGAATTGACCCAAGCTAACGTTAATGACGAGCGCCGCTTAGTTCTACTTAAGCAAATCGCACAAATTCAATATGCAATATTAGATGAACTAGGTCGTCCACAGGATGTGGCTGCCATTATTGATAACATACTGAGCCAGATGTCGGTACTCAGTGAATCGTTAGAACTGAATCGCAGTAAAGCGGTTATGGACGAATTGTTGTCTACCGGGGAGCAATGTTCATCGATTTTATTTTCTGCTGTTATTCGCGAAAAAGGTACTGCGTCAGATCATTTTGATGTTCGCCAAGTATTGCGTACCGATAGCCACTTTGGTCGTGCTGAACCACAGATTGAAGTGATAGCCACACTTACTCACGAATTTTTACAGCCATTACTTTCGCATTATGTCATCGTCACTCAGGGTTTTGTTGGTGCCGATGAAGAGGGATTGACGACGACATTAGGCCGTGGTGGTAGTGATTATTCAGCTGCTTTACTTGCTGAAGCTCTTCGGGCTACTGCAGTTGAAATTTGGACCGATGTTGCAGGTATTTATACCACGGATCCACGACTTGCCCCTAATGCCCGCCCGATTGCTGAAATCAGCTTTAATGAAGCTGCTGAGATGGCTACCTTTGGCGCTAAAGTATTGCATCCCGCGACCATTTTACCGGCAGTAAGACAAAAAATTCAGGTGTTTGTAGGTTCAAGTAAAGCACCTGAAATGGGCGGTACTTGGATCCGTCATCAAGTTGAAGATACCCCAGTATTTAGAGCGGTGGCATTGCGCCGTGATCAAACTTTACTTAATTTACATAGTTTGCAAATGCTACATGCTCAGGGCTTTTTGGCTGAAACATTCGCGACCTTAGCGCGACACAAAATATCAGTCGATTTAATCACTACCTCGGAAGTTAACGTATCACTTACCTTAGATAAAACTGGCTCTGATTCAAGTGGTCAGGGTTTATTGAGTGAGTCCTTGTTACAAGAATTATCGCAGCATTGTCGGGTCAGAGTCGAAGAGAATTTAGCCCTAATTGCTATTATTGGTAATCGTATCGCATCCACGGCTGGCATTTGTAGCAGGGTGTTTAACGTACTTGAAAACCATAATGTGCGGATGATTTGCCAAGGCGCCAGCCCACATAATTTATGTGTATTGGTGGCTGAGTCCGAAGCTGCGCAAGTGGTTAATGCCTTGCACCAAAACTTGTTTGAGTAATCATATGATTAAAGTAACACAATCGTCACTACGGGTTGGAGAGCTGGCAACAGGGCAAGCGTTGACGGTTCCGTTATATACATTCTCTGGAAGCGAGTCTTCAGCCCCAAGTGTTTATATTCAGGCCAATGTCCATGGTGCTGAAGTGCAAGGAAATGCAGTGATTTATCAACTGATGACTTTGTTAGAAAGTTATCAAGTATTAGGTGACATTGTTCTTGCACCGTTGGCCAATCCGTTGGGGATTAATCAAAAGAGTGGTGAGTTTACCTTAGGACGATTTGATCCTATTACAGGTGTGAATTGGAACCGAGAGTATTTTGATCACCAAGTTGATGTTAAAGCTTGGTATACAGAGCACCAACATTTAACCAATGATGAGTTGTTTCAGGCATATCGTTTGATGTTGATTGAGGCTTGTCAGGCGCGGTTGACTAATCCTTTTGGAATAACAACCGGTCATCGATTAGCGGTGAATTTACAGAGTATGGCGCACCAAGCTGATATCGTACTTGACCTCCATACCGGTCCTAAATCTTGCAAACATTTATACTGCCCTGAATATGATATTGATGCTGCTAGGCTTTTCTCAATTCCGTATACCTTGGTTATCCCCAATAGTTTTGGCGGTGCTATGGACGAAGCGATATTTTGCCCTTGGTGGCAGTTAACTGAATATGCAACGGGCCAGGGCCGTGAGTTTTTGGTACCTGTATCAGCGTTTACCTTAGAACTTGCCAGCCAAGAACGAATTGATTTGGCTGACGCGTTAGAGGATGCCAAAGGCATATTGGCTTATTTAAGCCATCGTGGTGTTATTGCTGAAAAAGTGAATCCAGCCAGTATGGAAAGGTTTGGCTGTTACTTGAAGGATTATAAGAAGTTTCATGCACCTAAAGCTGGCTTAATTGAATATTGTGCGAGTGTTGGAGAACCATTAAAAGCTGGCAAACCTTTAGTGAACATTTTGCGTATTGATTTGTATGGTACTGAACAGGCATACCAAGCCATTAGTTTACCTATGGATTGTTTGCCTATTTTACACTTTGCTTCTGCATCGGTGCATCAAGGTACAGAGTTGTATAAGGTGATGACTAATGTGTTTTCTTTACAGTCTAGTTGATTAACCGCTTTAGATAAGTAAAAACAAAAACGCCTGCAATTGCAGGCGTTTTTGTAGATGCGTAAATTGCAATTAACTGCCTAAAATTTGCAATGGAATGGTTAACATCTCATCACCGGATCCGGCAAAGTACCAAATAATACCGACTAAGCTTGCTACTGTTAGCAGATACCACACGGTTGAAAATATTTGGCCGTATCGATCCAGTGGTAGCAAATTACTTTGATGCCGCCCACGCCACTCAAATACAATCTCAAGACTGCCAATAAGCAATAAAAAGCCAAGTAGAGCAAGACCTAAGCTATAGCTTATCAACACACCGATAGCCGCACCTGCTATGCAAGCAATAAGACCAATAAGGCTGTTCATTGAAAAACTAATACTTTTTAAAATATGACCACCATCAAGAGGTAAGATAGGCAATAAATTAAATAGATTTAGCAGTGCATTAAAGCTGGCCAAACCAGCAAAAAATATATTTCCTGTTATCCAATAAAGTCCTAAAAAGATGACCGATAAAATCAGGCCGAATGTGGGTCCCATAATGGATATATACACATCTTGCCAGCGGGTATTGATGCGTTCATCGCTTAAGGCTAAGCCGCCAACAAATGGGATCAAATAAATCCCTTTGGTTTTCATGCCAAAATGTTTCATTGCTCTAATATGACCATATTCATGAAATACTAAGCAACCAATTAACGCCATAGCAAACTGGAATGAAAATAACCACGAATAGGCAGCAACGCTCGCAGCAGCAAATAGTACTTTTACCACTTTCGCGCTTTTAAGGAGTTTAAATCCTAGCGATGCTAGACCAATAACACTTATCTTTTGGTTTTTTACTATTGGCACTTCCGGTGTTTGCTTTTCTATGTCGCTGACGGTTCGCTGACCTTGGGCGACTTGTTCATCTTCTACCAACAAACAATAATCGAGTTGAAACGGTTGCCAATTAACATCAACTTCTAAGCGGATCGGAATTGCTTTACTGGATGAATCAACAATAGTCGATCCACCATCGCTATTGGTTTCACTCAGTGGTGCCGTTGATTGTAGAGCGAGTTCAAACGAGTGAATGTAAAACGCTTGAGCACTGGCATTAGCAGATTTTTGCGATACAAGTTGATTGTCCCAATAAAGTTGTTGCCAACCGGCAATAGAGCCTTCTAGGCGTAATCGTTTACCAAGACATTCAATATTTAGTAGTTCCATTAAGGATTCTCAGGATTTATGGACGGTGAGCTTGGGGCATTTTGCCAGAGCAACGTATGTTGCTCAATGGGTTCAACAATTATATTCATAAATTTTGACGTTAATCTGTGGCATTAACATGAATTAAATCATTATAAATGAATAATGAGTTGCTTAATTGAGGTTGGTAATGGTTAACACGCTGGGTATATGTTTGTTATCTACATTTTAATATTTTAAAATCATTTTTTAATACAGTTGTTCTAGCTCTGCAACGGTTGCGATACCTTGCTCTATGGTAGTAAAGATAATTTTTGCACTACAACAATGCCCTTGAAATTGACCGAATTGACGTACAATCGGCAACATTTGTAATACATTCATATTTTGATCAAGTTTTATTAACTGAGGTAATTCTGTCACATTGGCATCAATTGATGGATCTAATGGCGGATGCTTTTGGATGTGATAAACGTGACCAGT from Shewanella polaris includes:
- a CDS encoding succinylglutamate desuccinylase/aspartoacylase family protein encodes the protein MIKVTQSSLRVGELATGQALTVPLYTFSGSESSAPSVYIQANVHGAEVQGNAVIYQLMTLLESYQVLGDIVLAPLANPLGINQKSGEFTLGRFDPITGVNWNREYFDHQVDVKAWYTEHQHLTNDELFQAYRLMLIEACQARLTNPFGITTGHRLAVNLQSMAHQADIVLDLHTGPKSCKHLYCPEYDIDAARLFSIPYTLVIPNSFGGAMDEAIFCPWWQLTEYATGQGREFLVPVSAFTLELASQERIDLADALEDAKGILAYLSHRGVIAEKVNPASMERFGCYLKDYKKFHAPKAGLIEYCASVGEPLKAGKPLVNILRIDLYGTEQAYQAISLPMDCLPILHFASASVHQGTELYKVMTNVFSLQSS
- a CDS encoding site-2 protease family protein: MELLNIECLGKRLRLEGSIAGWQQLYWDNQLVSQKSANASAQAFYIHSFELALQSTAPLSETNSDGGSTIVDSSSKAIPIRLEVDVNWQPFQLDYCLLVEDEQVAQGQRTVSDIEKQTPEVPIVKNQKISVIGLASLGFKLLKSAKVVKVLFAAASVAAYSWLFSFQFAMALIGCLVFHEYGHIRAMKHFGMKTKGIYLIPFVGGLALSDERINTRWQDVYISIMGPTFGLILSVIFLGLYWITGNIFFAGLASFNALLNLFNLLPILPLDGGHILKSISFSMNSLIGLIACIAGAAIGVLISYSLGLALLGFLLLIGSLEIVFEWRGRHQSNLLPLDRYGQIFSTVWYLLTVASLVGIIWYFAGSGDEMLTIPLQILGS
- a CDS encoding DUF4144 family protein, which gives rise to MKHIHWPAILQFDQDDELMYLPNYQDWLSFICANQYTVCTQDKLIDSTGHVYHIQKHPPLDPSIDANVTELPQLIKLDQNMNVLQMLPIVRQFGQFQGHCCSAKIIFTTIEQGIATVAELEQLY